The genome window CCTGAATAACTTTAGATTGTATTTCTAACAATTTTTCTTGAAGTTCCTTCAGTTCTTTCTCATAAGCAAGTTGTTCTTTGAACTTCTTTTCTTTTATAATATCATGTTTAACCAAAAAATCAATGATTTCTTGCTTATTATTTATTTTTTCTAAATCGTTTAAATCAAATTCGGCCATAATTATAGATTTGATGATTAATTTTCTTCTTCTAAGTTTTGATGTTTCAAAATACGTTTATTTTTATCTTCATAAGGTATTTTAGACAAAATATATTCCATCGATTCTACTCTAGCTTTGTACTTTTTGTTGGCATCAATGATTTTCCAAGGAGCAACATCTGTATTTGTTTTCTCAAACATTACATCTTTATAAGCGGAATAAACATCAAATAAATCTTGCGCTTTTTGATCAACAGAACTATACTTCCATCGTTTGGTTGGTGAATTTACAATATCTGCAAAACGTTTTGCTTGTTGTTCTTTTGTAATCGAAAAATAAATTTTAATCAAATATATTGCTGAATTAATCCACATTTTTTCGACATCATTCACTTCGTTCATAAACGTTTCGTATTCGTCATTAGAACAAAAACCATTAACAGGTTCTACAACAGCACGATTATACCAAGAACGATCAAAAAAGACTATTTCTCCTTCACGAGGAAGTTGACGAACATAACGTTGAAAATACCATTGTCCACGTTCTACTTCATTAGGCTTTGGAAGTGCTATAATTCTATGCTCACGAGGGTTTAAATGTTCTACAATTCGACGAATTGCGCCACCTTTTCCAGCTGCATCTCGGCCTTCAAAAACAATCACTACTTTCCGTTTATTTTCGGCTACCCAAGTTTGTAATTTTATCAATTCTTCTTGTAATTGCTCTATCCTATTTTCATATTTTACAGTACGCAAGGCTTTCGCAAAATTCAATTTCCCATGATCAGATTGCAAAAGTCCAACAAGACCTTTTTTTGTTTCGATTAATTTTAAATCTTTCGGTTTTAACTCCATTTTCTTACTATCTAAAATTAATGATTTAGTTCTTTTACCATTCGATAATAACGCTCAATCACATTTGGATCCACCATCAAATTTACTTCAGCATCCTCTTTTCCTTTATAATTAAACAAAGAAAGCACATAACGAATAGCTTCTAATCTTGCAGTATTTTTATCATTTGCATTGACAATAATCCAAGGCGAAAAAGAGTTGTGCGTACGCGTAAACATTTGA of Empedobacter falsenii contains these proteins:
- the ppk2 gene encoding polyphosphate kinase 2; translation: MELKPKDLKLIETKKGLVGLLQSDHGKLNFAKALRTVKYENRIEQLQEELIKLQTWVAENKRKVVIVFEGRDAAGKGGAIRRIVEHLNPREHRIIALPKPNEVERGQWYFQRYVRQLPREGEIVFFDRSWYNRAVVEPVNGFCSNDEYETFMNEVNDVEKMWINSAIYLIKIYFSITKEQQAKRFADIVNSPTKRWKYSSVDQKAQDLFDVYSAYKDVMFEKTNTDVAPWKIIDANKKYKARVESMEYILSKIPYEDKNKRILKHQNLEEEN